A genome region from Microtus ochrogaster isolate Prairie Vole_2 chromosome 1, MicOch1.0, whole genome shotgun sequence includes the following:
- the Actrt3 gene encoding actin-related protein T3: protein MSGYQPPVVIDSGSGMIKAGLAGTREPHFVYPNILGRAKGHNTAVDCALELCVGDQAQERRSFLSISYPVDRGLISSWGDMEIMWKHIYDCSLNLKPRDGPVLVTEPALNPLLDRQHISEVFFENLGVPAFYLSVQAVLALFAAGFTTGLVLNSGAGITQCVPVFEGYCLPHGVKQLDVAGLDLTSYLMMLLKDDGVMLLRTGDRKIVTDIKENICYVAMNYEEEMAKEPGLEKMYTLPDGKTIKLHNQVFRCPEALFSPRLLNVDAPGIDKMCLSSIMNCDTDLRNAFFSNIILAGGSTTFPGLDKRLVKDVAKMAPANTPVQVIAPPERKISVWMGGSILASLSAFRDMWITAAEFEEVGPNIVHQRCF, encoded by the exons ATGAGCGGCTACCAGCCACCGGTGGTGATCGACAGTGGCTCGGGAATGATCAAGGCGGGCCTGGCTGGGACCCGGGAGCCCCATTTCGTTTACCCGAACATTCTGGGCCGGGCTAAGGGCCACAACACTGCAGTGGACTGCGCGCTGGAGCTGTGTGTGGGTGACCAAGCTCAGGAGCGCAGGAGCTTCCTGTCCATCAG CTATCCGGTGGACCGGGGCCTCATTTCTTCCTGGGGGGACATGGAGATCATGTGGAAGCATATTTATGACTGTAGCCTGAACCtgaagcccagggatggcccagTCTTGGTTACAGAGCCTGCACTGAACCCGCTGCTGGACCGGCAGCACATCTCTGAAGTGTTCTTTGAAAACCTGGGCGTCCCTgccttctatctgtctgtccaggCTGTGTTGGCACTCTTTGCTGCCGGCTTCACCACTGGCTTGGTGCTGaattcaggtgctgggattactcaGTGTGTGCCGGTCTTTGAGGGTTACTGTCTACCTCACGGTGTAAAACAGCTAGATGTGGCGGGACTCGACCTCACCAGCTACCTCATGATGTTGTTGAAGGACGATGGTGTCATGCTGCTTAGAactggggacagaaagattgttaCAGACATTAAGGAGAATATCTGTTACGTGGCGATGAACTATGAGGAGGAAATGGCCAAGGAACCTGGCCTAGAGAAAATGTACACACTGCCTGATGGGAAgactatcaaactccataacCAGGTCTTCCGTTGCCCAGAGGCCCTCTTCTCGCCAAGGCTTCTGAATGTTGACGCGCCTGGCATTGATAAGATGTGTCTCAGCAGCATCATGAATTGTGACACAGATCTCAGGAATGCCTTCTTCTCCAATATTATCCTTGCTGGAGGATCCACCACTTTCCCTGGTTTAGACAAGCGACTGGTTAAGGATGTGGCAAAGATGGCACCGGCCAATACCCCTGTGCAGGTTATCGCTCCCCCAGAGAGGAAAATATCAGTGTGGATGGGAGGGTCTATTCTTGCATCTTTGTCTGCCTTCCGAGACATGTGGATCACTGCTGCAGAATTTGAAGAAGTTGGACCCAATATAGTACACCAAAGATGCTTCTGA